The Lysobacter helvus nucleotide sequence GACGAGCAGCGGCATTTGCGTCGCGTCCACGATGCGCCGTGCATCGACCAGCACGTCTTCCATCGTGCTGATGCCGAGGTCGGGCATGCCGAGCGAATTGGCGGCGACGCCGCCGCCGGACAGGTACAGCGCGCGGTAGCCGGTGCGCTTGGCCATCAGGCCGGCGTACGCGGTGATCGCGCCCATGACCTGCAGCGGGGTTTCTTCGGAAAGCGCGGCGCGGAAGCGTGCGCCTGCGGTGTTGTTGGACATGGTCACCTCGTAACGACGAAGGCGGCCGTGGCCGCCTTCGTGGGTTGCATCAGAGCAAGTGCGCCACGCCGGCGCGCTCTTCTTCGAGCTCGGCCAGCGTCTTGTCCATGCGCTCGCGGCTGAAATCGTCGACCGGCAGGTTTTCGATGCGCGTGTATTCGCCGTTGGCGGTGGTCACCGGCACGCCGTAGATCACGCCTTCGGGGATGCCGTAGCTGCCGTCGGACGGCACGCCCATCGTCACCCACTTGCCGTTCGAGCCGAGCACCCAGTCACGCACGTGGTCGATCGCCGCATTGGCGGCCGACGCGGCCGACGACAGGCCGCGCGCTTCGATGATCGCAGCGCCGCGCTTGCCGACCTTCGGGATGAAGTCGTTGGCGTTCCAGTCGGCGTCGTTGATCTTGTCCTTCAGCGACGCGCCGCCCGCGGTGGCGAAGCGGTAGTCGGGATACATCGTCGGCGAGTGGTTGCCCCACACGACGAGCTTGTCGATGTCGGCCACGGCCACGCCGGCCCTGGTGGCCAGTTGCGACAGCGCGCGGTTGTGGTCCAGGCGCAGCATGGCGGTGAAGTTCTTCGCCGGCAGGGAGGGCGCCGACTTCATCGCGATGTACGCATTGGTGTTGGCCGGGTTGCCGACCACGAGCACCTTGACGTTGCGCGAAGCGACGTCGTTGAGCGCCTTGCCCTGCTCGGTGAAGATCTTCGCGTTTTCGAGCAGCAGGTCCTTGCGCTCCATGCCCGGGCCGCGCGGACGCGCGCCGACCAGCAGGGCGATGTCGGCGTCCTTGAACGCCACGCGCGGATCATCCGTGCCGACCATGCCGGCGAGCAGCGGGAACGCGCAGTCCTCGAGCTCCATCATCACGCCCTTGAGCGCGGCCTGCGCCTTCTCGAGCGGCAGCTCCAGCATCTGCAGGATCACCGGCTGGTCCTTGCCGAGCATTTCGCCCGAAGCGATGCGGAACAGCAGGGCGTAGCCGATCTGGCCGGCAGCGCCGGTGACGGCGACTCGGACGGGTTGCTTCATTTCGAACTCCGAAGAACGTATGCGGGGGCGGGAGGGGGGTTACTGCAGTTCCGAGAAGAACTGCTGGATGCGCGACAGGCCGGGCGCGAGCTGCGGCGTGGGGCACGTGTAGCTGATGCGCATCGCGCGCGGTTCGCCGAACGCCGAACCGGGGACGCACGCGACGCCGTGCGATTCGAGCAGCGCGCTGCACAGATCGACGTCGTTGGTGATCTTCGTGCCGGTGGGGCCATGCGTCTTGCCGAACGCGCAGCTGATGTCCGGGAAGACGTAGAACGCACCCTGCGGACGCGGGCACACGATGCCCGGGATCGCGGCGAGCGCGGCCAGCACCTGGTCGCGCTTGGCCTGGAACTCGGCGTTCTTCGCCGTGGGGACATCCTGCGGACCCGACAGTGCGGCGACCGCGGCGGCGGTGATGATTTCCGGGATGTTGGTGATGTGGTTCGAGTTCATCGTGGCCACGGCCTGCGCCACCGACGCCGGGCCCGCCATGAAGCCCACGCGCCACCCCGGCATGCCGTAGGTCTTGGACAGCGAGTCGATGAAGATCACGCGCTCGCGCAGTTCGGGACGCGCCTGCACGAAGTTGTGGTAGCCGATGCCGTCGAACACCATGCGGTTGTAGATGTCGTCGGTGATGACCCACGTGTCCGGGTACTTCACCAGCACGTCGGCGAGCGCCGAGATCTCGGCCTTCGTGTACACCATGCCCGTCGGGTTGGACGGGTTGTTGAACAGGAACACCTTGGGCTTCTTCGCCAGCGCGGCGTCGAGCTGCGCGGGCGTCATCTTGTAGTCCTGCGTGGCCGGGCACGGCAGCAGGTCGATCTTCGCGTTCACGATCTCGGCGATGTCGACGTAGCTGGTCCAGTACGGCACGGCGAAGCAGATGGCGTCGCCTTCGTCCAGCAGCGCCTCGGCCAGGTTGTAGATGACGTGCTTGGCGCCGATGCCCGTCGCCACGTTGGCGCGGGTGTAGCCGGTCATGCCGACCTGTTCCATGTGCGCGATGAACGCATCGAGCAATGCGTCGGCGCCGCGGTTGCTGCCGTACTGGCCGCTGTCCTTCGCCAACGCTTCACGGGCGGCGGCATAGACGTGGTCGCCCGGCAAAAAGTTGGGCACGCCGATCGAGAAGCTGATGATGTCGCGGCCTTCGGACTTGAGTCGCTTGGCCTTTTCGGCGACCAGCATGATTGCGCTAGGCTTGGCGCGACCAATGCGCCGGGCGAGCTCAGGCATCGCAGAAAACCTCTTCGGGGACGGCCGCGAACGGGCCGGAAGGAAGCGCGGAATGCTATCACAGCGGACGTGTGCCATCGGGCCGAATCCCTTGCCGCGCACGGCTTTCCGGGGCGCCTGGCTGGCCCTGTCGTTGCTGGCCGGCCTGGCCTTGTCCGGGTGCACGTCCACCCAGGTCCGCACCGCCACCGATGCGAGCGGCAAGCCCGAGCACATCGTGGGCACCGTGGTGCTGGTGGAACCGGACATCGAGCTGTATGCGGTCGGTGCCGGCGGCATGCAGGAGCCGCGGGAAGCGTGGACGCTGACGGCCCGGCGCGAATTCCCGATCGCCGCCCGCGACATCCTCCAGGCCCAGGGCGTGCCGCTGAAGGGCGACTTCATGCTGCCCAAGGACGCCGGCCCGGAAAACAAGCTGCGCCAGCTCACGCTGCTGAACCAGGCGGTGTCGATCAGCATCCTGAGCTACGCGCGCGGCGACGCCCTGCGCAACAAGCACGGCAAGTTCGACTGGACGCTCGGCCCCGGGGTCGCGGCCCTGCGCGAGGCCACCGGCGCGGACTACGCGCTGTTCACCTACATCCGCGACAGCTACACCTCCGGCGGGCGCGCGGCGATGCGGATCATCGGCTTCCTGCTGCTCGGCGGCGACGTGGGCGGCGGCATGCAGATCGGGCTGGCCTCGCTGGTGGACCTGCGCACCGGCCAGGTGGTCTGGCACAACCTGCTGCTGGACCAGACCGGCGACCTGCGGGACCCGAAGGGCGCGCACGAAACCGCCGGCGACCTGCTCCGGGGCATCCGGCGATGAGCCCGCGCCTGCTCTCGCTGTCCATCGCGGCGTTCGTGGCGCTCGGTGCGTGCGCGTCGCAGCAACCCTTGCGCGACAACGCACCCGGCACGCGGCCGGCCTCCGGCACCGACGAAGGCGAACTCTGGTACGCAATGCAGCGCGCGGAAGAAGAACTGCAACGTTCGCCGATGCGCGTGCGCGATCCCGCGCTCAATGCGTACGTGAAGCAAGTGGCGTGCAAGGTGAGCGCGGGCCATTGCCAGGACATGCGCGTCTACGTCATGAACGTGCCGCAGTTCAACGCGAGCATGGCGCCCAACGGAATGCTGCTGGTGTGGACGGGCGCGTTGCTGCGCATGCGCGACGAAGCCGAACTCGCGTTCGTGCTCGGCCACGAAGCCGGCCACTACCGCGCGCAGCATTCGATCCGGCAATGGCGGCGCATGAAGGACACCAGCGCGTTGCTGAGTGCGTTCTCCGTGCTCGCCTACGGCTTCGGCGCACCGAACACCGCGATGCTCGGTTCGCTCGCCGCGTACGCCACGGTCTTCAAGTTCAGCCGCGACATGGAGCGCGAAGCCGATCACCTCGGTTTCGCCGAAGTGGTGAAGAACGGGTACGACCCGAAGGCCGGCGCGGACCTGTGGAGCCGCATGCTGCGCGAAGAAAACACGCTGAAATACCTTCCGCGCAGCCGCGTCTTCGCCTCGCATCCCGCGACGGAAGAACGCCTCGCCGACGTGCGCGCGGCAGCGGCCGCGATTTCCGATCCACCGCACGAGCTCGGCGTCGCGCCCTACCGCGCGGCGACCCGGCCCTTCCTCGAAAACTGGCTCGACGGCGAACTCTCGCAACGTCGTTACCAGAGCTCGCTGCTCGTCATCCAGGAACTGCTGGACGAATCGCCCGGCGAAGACCGCGGCGTGCTCACGTTCTATCTCGCCGAAGCGCATCGGCGCGAGGATGGCCCCGGCGATCGCGAAAAAGCGGCGGCGCTGTACGCGCAGGCGATCGCGATGCCGGGCGCGCCCGCGGGTGCGTGGCGCGAACACGGCTTCGCCCTCGCGCAGGCCGGCCAGCGTGCGCAGGCACGCGATGCGTTCCAGCAATACCTGGCGCGTGCGCCGCAGGCAGACGATCGCGCCTTCGTGCAACGCGAACTCGACAAGCTCGGAGGAACGCCCTGATGCGATCGATGCGCGGCTGGTGGCTGGGGTTGGCGGCCGCGATGCTGCTGTCGGCGTGCGCGACGACGGGCAGCCGGCTCGTCGAGCCCGGCCCCAACCCGGCGGGCCAGAAGCTCACGATCAACAGCGAGATGGAATGGACGCGCGGCGCGGACAGCCGCTACCAGGTCTGGACGATCGACGGCGAGCTGCTGAACCTGCTCTATCTGATCCCGTACGTGAAGGAAGGCGAATACATCTTCCTGGGCCAGCGCCAGGGGAAGCGACGCCCCGACGGCCCCTACTACCACCGCGGCATGCGGCAGGACGAGCTGCGCGACCTCATCTCCGACGGCCTGCTGCAGGCCGGGCTGGTCGGCATCGAGGCCAGCAACCTGCGACCGGTGAACTTCGGTTCGCACGAGGGCCTGCGCTTCGACCTGACCATGGTGAACAGCGAAGGCCTGGCCTACCAGGGCTACGTGGCGGCCTTCGAACACGAGAAGGGCCTGGCGCTGGCGATCTGGATCGCGCCGAGCGAGTACTACTTCCCGCGGGATGCAGCGAAGGTGTCGAGGATGCTCGACACCCTGCGCTGGAACAGCGGCGGCTGACACCGCCGCCGTCCGGGGATCACGCCGCGAGGATCTGGTTCCATTCCTTCACGCGGTCGGCCTTGGCGGCCAGCACGGCGGCGGCGTCGCCTTCGATCTTCACGCTGTTGATCTTGTCGCCCTGCTTCACGGCGTCGACCACGTCCATGCCCTCGACCACCTTGCCGAAGACGGTGTGCTTGCCGTCCAGCCAGCCGGTGGGCACGTGGGTGATGAAGAACTGGCTGCCGTTGGTGTTCGGGCCGGCATTGGCCATCGACAGCACGCCGCGCTCGTGGCGCAGGCCGTTGTTGGTCTCGTCCTCGAAGCGGTAGCCCGGGCCGCCGCGGCCGGAGCCTTCCGGACAGCCACCCTGGACCATGAAATCGTCGATGACGCGGTGGAAATTGAGGCCATCGTAGAAACCGCGCTGGGCCAGGTTCACGAAGTTGGCCACCGTGAGCGGGGCCTTGTCCGGGGCCAGTTCGATGCGGACCGGGCCGCGGGCGGTATCGAATACGGCGAACAAGCTCATGGATGCACCTCCGTGGGGAAAGCGCCCGAGGATACTCCAGTCAGTGTTGGGGGCCCGAGCACGGGTATACTCGCCGGCTCTCTTTCCAGGCCCTACGCGCCGTCGCCGGCGCGCATTCAGTATGTCCGCAACCGCTTCCGTCGAACGCCTCCGCAATATCGCCATCGTCGCGCACGTCGACCATGGCAAGACCACCCTCGTCGACCAGCTGCTCAAGCAGTCCGGCACGTTGAACGAACGCGCCGTCGTCCCCGACCGGGTGATGGACAGCAACGACCTGGAAAAGGAACGCGGCATCACGATCCTTTCCAAGAACACCGCGATCCGCTGGACCAACCCGAAGACGGGCGAGGTGTGGCGCATCAACATCGTCGACACGCCCGGGCACGCCGACTTCGGCGGCGAAGTGGAACGCGTGCTGTCGATGGTCGACTCGGTGCTCATCCTCGTCGACGCGATGGACGGCCCGATGCCGCAGACGCGCTTCGTGACGCAGAAGGCGTTCGCGATGGGCTTCAAGCCGATCGTCGTCGTCAACAAGGTCGACCGCCCCGGCGCGCGCGCCAGCTGGGTGCTCGACCAGACGTTCGACCTGTTCGACCGCCTCGGCGCCACCGACGACCAGCTCGACTTCACCACCGTCTACGCCTCGGGCCTGCAGGGCTACGCCGGCATGGACGAGAGCGTGCGCGACGGCGACATGACGCCGTTGTTCGAAGCGATCTGCAACCACGTGCCCGCGCCGCCGGTCGACCCGGACGGCCCGTTCCAGATGCGCGTGACCTCGCTCGACTACAACAACTACGTCGGCATCATCGGCGTGGGCCGCATCCAGCGCGGCAAGATCAAGACCAACCAGCAGATCACGGTCATCGACCGCGAAGGCAAGACACGCAACGGCAAGGTGCTGCAGGTGCTCGGCTTCATGGGCCTGGAGCGCGTGGAAGTGCCCGAAGCGATGGCCGGCGACATCATCGCCGTCTCCGGCGTTGAAGGCCTCGGCATTTCCGACACGCTGTGCGAACCGGGCGCGGTCGAACAGCTCCCCGTGCTCACCGTCGACGAACCCACGATCTCGATGACCTTCCAGGTCAACGACTCGCCGTTCGCCGGCGTCAAGGATCGCAGCGGCGGCAAGTTCCTCACCTCGCGCCAGCTGCGCGACCGCCTGATGCGCGAGACGCAGCACAACGTCGCGCTGAAGGTCGAGGACACGGCCGACGCCGACAAGTTCAAGGTCAGCGGCCGCGGCGAACTGCACCTGTCGATCCTCATCGAGAACATGCGTCGCGAAGGCTACGAGCTCGCGGTGTCGCGTCCGGAAGTGATCCTCAAGCAGGTCGACGGCGTGACGCACGAACCGGTGGAATCGCTGGTGTGCGACATGGAAGAACAGTTCCAGGGCGGCGTGATGGGCCGCCTCGGCGAGCGCAAGGCGCTGCTGCAGAACATGGAACCGGACGGCAAGGGACGCGTGCGCCTGGATTACATGATCCCCGCGCGTGGCCTCATCGGTTTCCAGACCGAGTTCCGCACGCTCACGGCCGGCACCGGCCTGCTCTTCCACGTGTTCGACCACTACGGTCCGAAGGCGGAAGGCCAGATCGGCCAGCGCCAGAACGGCGTGCTGATCTCCAACGGCACGGGCCCCTCGCCGGCGTACGCGCAGATCGCGATGCAGGAACGCGGCCGCCTCTTCATCGAGCCGGGCGAAGAAATCTACGAAGGCCAGATCGTCGGCATCAACAGCAAGGACAACGACCTCACGGTCAATGCCCTGCGCGGCAAGCAGCTCACCAACTTCCGCGCGTCCGGCAAGGACGACGATGAAGGCCTGATCCCGCCGATCAAGTTCTCGCTCGAACAGGCGCTGGAATTCATCGACGACGACGAACTCGTCGAGATCACGCCGAAGGCGATCCGTCTGCGGAAGAAGCACCGCAGCGAAACCGATCGCAAGCGCGCCTCCCGCGCGGCGTGACCCAGGGGCCGGCCCCGCACTACAACCCCAACCCGCGGGCCCACCCCGGCCTGCGGGCCATCGCGCTGATCGAAGCGCTCAAGGGATTGCTTGCGTTGTCGGCCGCCAGCGGGCTCGAGATCATCGGGCCCGTCCCGCTCAAGCGATGGGCGCACGCGCTCATCGATTATTTCCAGCTCGATACGCAGCACGGTGCGATGGCGTGGCTGGCCAACGCCATCAATCCCGGCTCGGTGCATTTCGCCGCCGCGGCCGTGGGCGCGTATGCCGTGCTGCACCTGATCGAAGCCTGGGGCCTGTGGCGCGACAAGGCCTGGGCCTCGCTGCTCGGCTGCATCGCCGCGGCCATCTACCTGCCCTTCGATCTCTACGCCCTCTTCCGGCACCCCGGCTGGGTCTCGGTGGCCGTGCTGGCCATCAATGTGCTGATCGTCTGGGTTCTCGCACGCGACCTGCTCAAGCGGCGCACCTGACCCGCCCCACCCTGTTGCAGGTCCGGCCGCTGCGCCCCATGCTCCGCCGGCACATCGCCCCGGGGACCCTGCCATGCGCCTTGCCCTGCTTTCGCTCGCCGTGCTCGCCACCGTTGCCTGCCAGCCGCGCGAAGGCGCGCAGCCCGCATCCACCGCAGCGCCTGCTTCCACCGCCAACGCACCGACCGCGAACGTGCCTGCGTTCGCGTACGACGAAGTGGATGTCGCCACGCTGCAAGCGCGCATGGCGAAGGGCGAACTCGACAGCCATCGCCTGACGCAGGCGTACCTCGATCGCATCGCCGCGATCGACAAGGCGGGCCCCGCGCTCAACTCGGTGATCGAACTCAATCCCGATGCGATCAAGGAAGCCGACGCGCTCGACGCCGAACGCAAGGCCGGCAAGGTGCGCGGCCCGATGCACGGCATCCCGGTGCTGCTGAAGGACAACATCGACGCAACACCGATGGTGAACTCCGGTGGTTCGCTCGCGCTCGCCGACAACCGGCCCAAGCGCGATGCGTTCCTCGTGCAGCGCCTGCGCGCGGCGGGCGCGGTGATCCTCGGCAAGACCAACCTCAGCGAGTGGGCGAACTTCCGTTCGACGCGTTCGACATCGGGCTGGAGCGGACGCGGCGGGCAGACGAAGAATCCTTACGCGCTCGATCGCAATCCGTGCGGTTCGAGTTCCGGCACGGGCACCGCGATCGCGGCGAGCCTCGCCGCGGTGGGCGTGGGCACGGAAACCGATGGCAGCGTGATCTGTCCCGCCTCGGTCGCGGGCCTCGTCGGTTTGAAGCCCACCGTGGGCCTGGTGAGCCGCGACGGCATCATTCCGATCTCCAGCTCGCAGGACACGGCCGGCCCGATGACGCGCACCGTGATGGATGCGGCGACGATGTTGTCGGCGATGGTGGGGCGCGACGACAACGATGTCGCCACCGCCAACAGCGTGGGCAAGGCGGTGTTCGATTACGCGTCGCGGCTGGATGCGAATTCGCTGAAGGGCGCGCGCATCGGCGTGCTGCGCAAGGACATGGGCTTCCATCCCGACGTGGACGCGGCGATGGAGAACGCGATCGCGACGCTGAAGTCGGCGGGCGCGGAAGTCGTGGACGTCGAGATCCCGACGAAGGGCAAGTGGGACGATGCGGAATTCGACGTGCTGCTGTACGAGTTCAAGGCGGGCGTGGAGCACTACCTGCAGACGCACGATGCGCAGGTCAAGACGCTGCCGCAGCTGATCGCGTTCAACAACGCGCACGTCGCCGAAGAGATGCCCTACTTCGCGCAGGAGATCTTCGAGAAGGCGAATGCGAAGGGGTCGCTCGGCGATGCCGCGTACCTGGACGCGCGCGCGAACGCGAAGCGCCTCGCGGGGCCGGAAGGCATCGATGTCGCGCTGGCCTCGCAACATGTCGACGTGCTGATCGCGCCCGCGATGTCGCCGGCGTGGCCGACCGACCAGGTGCTGGGCGATCACTTCGTCGGCGCCGGTTACGGCGCGGCCGCGGTGGCGGGCTATCCGAGCCTGACGGTGCCGATGGGCGAAAGCCATGGGTTGCCGATCGGGATCGTGTTCGTCGGGCCGGCGTGGAGCGAAGCGAAGCTGCTCTCGATCGGCTACGCGTACGAACAGCGCAGCAAGGCGCGGCGCGCGCCGCAATTCCTGCCGACGGTGAAGCTGGGGAAGACGGCGTTGCCGGAAGCGGGCGCCAACACCAAGCCGGTGTGGACGTCGGCGGATCTCGCTACGGCTTCGACGGCGGCGATGCCTGCGGAGACTTCGACGACGACGCCTGCGGCGGCAGCAACGACAAAGTGATGCGGGCGATGCGGCCTTTGTCGCCGCTCATCCAGCCGACCTTGCCGGCGATATCGACCGCGTCGTAACCGGTGTCGCTGACGGCGGTCCATTGCTTGCCGCGGAGCGCGTCGACGCCCGTCGGCCCGACGGCGAGGCACAGCGCCTCGCCGAAACACGCGGCGCCGGAGCGATAACCCCGCGGATCCGGAAGCGGATCGGTGCTCCACCCGTGCAGGGTGTCGAACGTGGCCAACGCCGCGCTGCCTTGCGCATCGTGTTCGAAATCGCCGCCCACCAGCAGCAGCCCGTCGCCGCGCGGCGCCACGGAAAAGATGCCGCCGCCTGGCACGCGGTGCGGCATGTCGACGAACGCAACGATGCCGCTTCCCAGGTCGTGCAATCGCGACGCACCCCCGCCGGAGACGGCCACCGCACCGTGCCTGGTATGTGCGATGCACGTGCCGCTCGCGGCGAATGCGGCTTCATCCTTCCACATGCCCGAGCCAAGCTTCTTGTCGAACGTCCACGTGCGGCCGCCATCGAGCGTCGTGCGCACCTGGAAGGCGCCGTCCACCGGGTCGCCCCACATCCAGCCCTGCTTGCCATCGAACGCCATGCAATCGAAGAACGCGCGCTCGTCGTCATTCTTCAGCGCCAGCGTCCAGTGCTTGCCACCATCTTCGGTGCGATACACGCGCGAGGCCGCACCCGGACCGATCGACAACACGACCGCCGTCTTCGCATCGAAGGCTTCGATGTCGCGGAAGTCGAGGTCCTTCGCGTCGGGTACGGAAACCTTCGTCCAGTGCTTGCCGCCATCGAGCGTGCGCAGCACCGTGCCTTCGCGACCGCTGGCCCACGCGATGTTCGCGTCGACCGCGGAGATGCCGCGCAGGCGCACGGTGACCCCGCTGTCCTGCGCTTCGACACGCACCGGCGGGTTCGACGCCGACGCCGCGGCCATCACCAACGACAGCGCGAGTCCAACCGTTGCGCGCCTCACGCCTGCACCGGCGCCATCAACTGCACCTGCTTGCGCACGATCAGCATCGCGATCTCCAGGGCTTGTTCGTAGTTGAGGCGCGGATCGACCGTGGAGCGATACGCGCGCTCGAGATCCGTTTCGGTGAGTTCGCGGGCGCCGCCGAGGCATTCGGTGACGTCTTCACCGGTGAGCTCCAGGTGCACGCCGCCGAGGCGCGTGCCCGCGGCGGCGTGCAGTTCGAACGACTGCTCCACTTCGCTGCGGATGTTGGAGAAGCGACGCGTCTTGAAGCCGTTCGCGGTGCTCTCGGTGTTGCCATGCATCGGGTCGCACACCCACAGCACGCGGCGGCCTTCGCGACGCACGGCATCGAGCAGCGGCGAGAGTTTGGATCCGATGTGCGCCGCGCCCATGCGATGGATGAAGGTGAGGCGGCCGGGTTCGTCTTCGGGATTCAGCACGTCGATCATGCGCAGCAACTGGTCCGGCGCCACCGACGGGCCCACCTTCACCGCGATCGGATTGCGGATGCCGCGGAAGTATTCGACGTGCGCGCCGTCGAGCGCGGCCGTGCGCATGCCGATCCACGGGAAGTGCGTGCTGAGGTTGAACCAGCCCCACTGGCGCGGCACCTGGCGCGTCTGCGCTTCCTCGTACGGCAGCAGCAGCGCTTCGTGCGAGGTGTAGAAGTCCACGCGGTTGAGGTTGTGCACCTGGCTGCCGGACAGCGTTTCCATGAAGCGCACAGCGTCGCCGATGCTCGCGACCATGTGGTGGTATTCGTCGGCGAGCGGTGAATGGCCGACCCAGCCGAGGTCCCAGTATTCGGGATGGTGCAGGTCGGCGAAGCCGCCATCGATCAGCGCGCGCACGAAGTTCATCGTCATCGCCGAACGCGCGTGCGCCTTGATCATGCGGCGCGGATCCGGCACGCGCTCGGCGGCGGTGAAGCCCGGGGCGTTGACGATGTCGCCGCGATAACTCGGCAACGTCACGCCGTTGCGCGTTTCGTCATCGGTGGAACGCGGCTTCGCGTACTGGCCCGCGAACCGACCGACGCGCACCACCGGCAGGCGCAGGCCGTGCACGAGCACGAGGCTCATCTGCAGCAGCACCTTGAGGCGATTCGAAATCAGGTTGGAGTTGCACTCGGCGAAGCTTTCCGCGCAGTCGCCGCCCTGCAGCAGGAAGCGCTTGCCTTCCTGCGCATCGGCCAGGTGTTGCTTGAGCGCGATGATTTCCCACGACGTCACCAGCGGCGGCAGGCCGCGCAGTTCCTCGAGGGTGTCCTGCAACGCGGCGGCGTCCGGATACACGGGCATCTGCAGCGCGGGGCGCGCGCGCCAGCTGTCGGGCGCCCAGCCTTCGGGCAGGGACACGGGATGCAGGGTGCGGTCGGACTGGGGCATGGCGGCGTTGACGTTGTTGCGGTGCGTCACCGCATCATGGTCCCGTCGCCGGGCGCTCGCAAGCCAAGCGCCGGTGCGACCTCAGCGGCGACGGAACGCGGCGTGCAACGCCCAGCCCGTGAGCACGAGGAACCAGGCCAGGCTCCACTCCGGCATCGACAGGCCGAGGAAATGCCAGTCGACCTTCGCGCATTCGCCCGAGCCGGTGAGCACCATCTTGATCACGTCGGTGAGCGGGTTGGATTCCATCATGAACTCGAGCGGCGGACCGCACGAGGGCACCTGGTCCGGCGGCAGGTGCGTGAGCCACACGTGGCGGCTCGCGATGCCGATGCCCGCCAGCGCGGGGATGAGGGCCACGATGCCCCACGCGCGACGCCCGCCTGCACTGCGCGGCGCAAACAACCCGCCGAGCAGGAACACCAGGCCAAGCGCGATGAAGGCAATGCGCTGGAAGATGCACAGCGGACAGGGCTTGAGCCCCCAGGCCGACTGCGAATACAGGGCGAATCCGAAGAGCGCGGCGCAGGCGACGAAGCCCAGGAGCCAGCGCTTGCGGAAGGCGGAGACGAGGACGTGCGTGCTGGTATGCATCGCGCAAGCGTGCGGGAAGCGGCGGCGCTTGTGAAGTGCGTCGGGTCCTGGAACGAAAAACCCCGGCACGTGGCCGGGGTTGTTCGCATCGCTGCAGCGAAACCGATTACTCGGCGTCGGTGGCAGCCTCGGGGCGGTCGACGAGCTCGACGTACGCCATCGGGGCGTTGTCGCCGGCGCGGAAGCCGCACTTGAGGATCCGCAGGTAGCCGCCAGGACGGGAGACGTAACGCGGACCGAGGATGGTGAACAGGTTGCCCACGGCTTCCTTGTCGCGCAGGCGCGAGAAGGCGAGGCGGCGATTGGCCACGCCGTCGACCTTCGCCAGCGTGATCAGCGGTTCTGCGACGCGGCGCAGTTCCTTGGCCTTCGGGAGCGTGGTGCGGATCAATTCGTGCTTGAACAGCGAGGCCGCCATGTTGCTGAACATCGCATCGCGATGGGCACTGGTGCGGCTGAACTTGCGTCCGGATTTCTGGTGGCGCATGGGTTGGTTTCCTTTGGGAATCTTGGATCGTTGGAGTTCGCTGTCGCCATCCTGGCGTTGTTGCTTGGACTGCGCTGGTCCGGACCGACCCTCCGTGGGCGGCGGTGCCGCGCGGCTTCTGCCGCGTCGGCGTTGTGTTGCATCAACGACGGGCCCCGAAGGGCCCGGCGGTGTTTAACCCATCATCCCGTGCGAAGCGATGCCGGCCGGCGGCCAGTTCTCGAGCTTCATGCCGAGCGAAAGGCCGCGCTGCGCGAGGACTTCCTTGATCTCGGTGAGGGACTTCTTGCCGAGGTTCGGCGTCTTGAGCAGTTCCACTTCGGTCTTCTGGATGAGATCGCCGATGTAGTAGATGCTCTCGGCCTTGAGGCAGTTGGCCGAACGCACGGTGAGCTCGAGGTCGTCGATCGGGCGCAGCAGCACCGGATCCACGCCGCTGGCCTGCGGCTTCGCCGCGCCGCGATCGCGGTGCGTGAAGTCGCC carries:
- a CDS encoding peptidylprolyl isomerase, with product MSLFAVFDTARGPVRIELAPDKAPLTVANFVNLAQRGFYDGLNFHRVIDDFMVQGGCPEGSGRGGPGYRFEDETNNGLRHERGVLSMANAGPNTNGSQFFITHVPTGWLDGKHTVFGKVVEGMDVVDAVKQGDKINSVKIEGDAAAVLAAKADRVKEWNQILAA
- a CDS encoding aminotransferase class I/II-fold pyridoxal phosphate-dependent enzyme, which gives rise to MPELARRIGRAKPSAIMLVAEKAKRLKSEGRDIISFSIGVPNFLPGDHVYAAAREALAKDSGQYGSNRGADALLDAFIAHMEQVGMTGYTRANVATGIGAKHVIYNLAEALLDEGDAICFAVPYWTSYVDIAEIVNAKIDLLPCPATQDYKMTPAQLDAALAKKPKVFLFNNPSNPTGMVYTKAEISALADVLVKYPDTWVITDDIYNRMVFDGIGYHNFVQARPELRERVIFIDSLSKTYGMPGWRVGFMAGPASVAQAVATMNSNHITNIPEIITAAAVAALSGPQDVPTAKNAEFQAKRDQVLAALAAIPGIVCPRPQGAFYVFPDISCAFGKTHGPTGTKITNDVDLCSALLESHGVACVPGSAFGEPRAMRISYTCPTPQLAPGLSRIQQFFSELQ
- a CDS encoding malate dehydrogenase — its product is MKQPVRVAVTGAAGQIGYALLFRIASGEMLGKDQPVILQMLELPLEKAQAALKGVMMELEDCAFPLLAGMVGTDDPRVAFKDADIALLVGARPRGPGMERKDLLLENAKIFTEQGKALNDVASRNVKVLVVGNPANTNAYIAMKSAPSLPAKNFTAMLRLDHNRALSQLATRAGVAVADIDKLVVWGNHSPTMYPDYRFATAGGASLKDKINDADWNANDFIPKVGKRGAAIIEARGLSSAASAANAAIDHVRDWVLGSNGKWVTMGVPSDGSYGIPEGVIYGVPVTTANGEYTRIENLPVDDFSRERMDKTLAELEEERAGVAHLL
- a CDS encoding M48 family metallopeptidase, whose protein sequence is MSPRLLSLSIAAFVALGACASQQPLRDNAPGTRPASGTDEGELWYAMQRAEEELQRSPMRVRDPALNAYVKQVACKVSAGHCQDMRVYVMNVPQFNASMAPNGMLLVWTGALLRMRDEAELAFVLGHEAGHYRAQHSIRQWRRMKDTSALLSAFSVLAYGFGAPNTAMLGSLAAYATVFKFSRDMEREADHLGFAEVVKNGYDPKAGADLWSRMLREENTLKYLPRSRVFASHPATEERLADVRAAAAAISDPPHELGVAPYRAATRPFLENWLDGELSQRRYQSSLLVIQELLDESPGEDRGVLTFYLAEAHRREDGPGDREKAAALYAQAIAMPGAPAGAWREHGFALAQAGQRAQARDAFQQYLARAPQADDRAFVQRELDKLGGTP
- the typA gene encoding translational GTPase TypA, which translates into the protein MSATASVERLRNIAIVAHVDHGKTTLVDQLLKQSGTLNERAVVPDRVMDSNDLEKERGITILSKNTAIRWTNPKTGEVWRINIVDTPGHADFGGEVERVLSMVDSVLILVDAMDGPMPQTRFVTQKAFAMGFKPIVVVNKVDRPGARASWVLDQTFDLFDRLGATDDQLDFTTVYASGLQGYAGMDESVRDGDMTPLFEAICNHVPAPPVDPDGPFQMRVTSLDYNNYVGIIGVGRIQRGKIKTNQQITVIDREGKTRNGKVLQVLGFMGLERVEVPEAMAGDIIAVSGVEGLGISDTLCEPGAVEQLPVLTVDEPTISMTFQVNDSPFAGVKDRSGGKFLTSRQLRDRLMRETQHNVALKVEDTADADKFKVSGRGELHLSILIENMRREGYELAVSRPEVILKQVDGVTHEPVESLVCDMEEQFQGGVMGRLGERKALLQNMEPDGKGRVRLDYMIPARGLIGFQTEFRTLTAGTGLLFHVFDHYGPKAEGQIGQRQNGVLISNGTGPSPAYAQIAMQERGRLFIEPGEEIYEGQIVGINSKDNDLTVNALRGKQLTNFRASGKDDDEGLIPPIKFSLEQALEFIDDDELVEITPKAIRLRKKHRSETDRKRASRAA